From a region of the Methanobacterium formicicum DSM 3637 genome:
- a CDS encoding 2-oxoacid:acceptor oxidoreductase subunit alpha produces the protein MTVFLKEEDISLVLCGEAGQGIQTVEAILAQTVKQSGYNIFSTKEYMSRVRGGQNSTEIRVSSHRVASYVDRIDILLALSSGAVNHLKDRISSDTLIIGDPEHLKSVKDNKIFDSVSGPNFMEIPLMETAQEMGGPIFANVIAAGALSCLLNIPREIFDGLISDMFTRKGQEILQKDLKAGEAGYSIGKHLMESGTGESESDTIHISLQGESSVRDELLINGTDSVGFGCLAGECRFMSSYPMTPSTPLQNFLAGNAHEFELVYEQAEDEIAAINMALGASYAGARSIVATSGSGFALMEEGVGLAGMLETPVVIYLGQRPGPAVGLPTRTSQEDLNLALYSGPGEFPRIIFAPGKLEDAFTLTQRAFNMAEKYQIPVFILSDQYFADCYYNIPSLPLEDVENENYLVKTTPEYKRYLITHDGVTPRGIPGYGDGLVVVDSDEHDEEGHITEDLKIRTQMVDKRLQKIDEIREDAVAPEMVGGEDYHSLVIGWGSTYWPIREALENIYKKDIKGYPGEKISFLHFKQVYPLHKSVEAYLEQADDVIIMENNAQGQLANLIKLETGFEIQEKFLKYDGMPFSVEEVEERIRKFMGIEDDNMGESDAAGSGEVLK, from the coding sequence ATGACTGTTTTCCTAAAAGAAGAAGATATCTCCCTGGTTCTGTGTGGTGAGGCTGGTCAGGGAATCCAGACAGTAGAGGCAATACTGGCCCAGACTGTAAAACAAAGCGGATACAACATTTTCTCAACCAAAGAATACATGTCAAGGGTCAGAGGGGGTCAAAACTCCACTGAAATAAGAGTATCATCCCATAGGGTTGCCTCATATGTGGATCGAATTGACATCCTACTGGCACTAAGTTCTGGGGCAGTAAATCACCTCAAGGACAGAATTTCATCGGATACTCTGATCATAGGAGATCCAGAACACCTGAAATCAGTGAAGGATAATAAAATTTTTGATTCTGTTTCAGGGCCTAATTTTATGGAGATCCCACTTATGGAAACTGCCCAGGAAATGGGAGGGCCAATATTTGCCAATGTAATTGCAGCTGGAGCCCTTTCATGTCTGTTGAACATTCCCAGGGAAATATTTGATGGTCTTATCAGTGACATGTTTACCAGGAAAGGTCAGGAAATACTTCAAAAGGACTTAAAAGCTGGTGAAGCAGGTTACAGTATTGGTAAACATTTAATGGAATCTGGAACAGGGGAATCTGAATCAGACACTATCCATATTTCATTACAGGGAGAATCTTCCGTTCGTGATGAGCTTTTGATTAATGGTACCGATTCAGTGGGGTTCGGATGCCTGGCTGGAGAGTGTCGGTTCATGTCATCTTATCCCATGACCCCTTCCACTCCCCTGCAGAACTTCCTGGCAGGTAATGCCCATGAATTTGAACTGGTATATGAACAGGCAGAGGATGAAATAGCAGCTATCAACATGGCACTGGGAGCATCCTACGCCGGGGCCAGGAGCATTGTAGCCACATCAGGAAGTGGATTTGCACTGATGGAAGAGGGAGTGGGATTGGCAGGAATGTTAGAAACACCAGTGGTCATTTACCTTGGCCAGAGACCGGGACCCGCAGTGGGCCTACCCACCCGTACCAGCCAGGAAGACCTGAACTTGGCTCTCTACTCCGGGCCCGGAGAATTCCCGCGGATAATATTCGCTCCTGGAAAACTGGAAGATGCATTCACCCTCACTCAAAGAGCTTTTAACATGGCTGAAAAGTACCAGATACCGGTTTTCATTCTATCTGATCAGTACTTTGCAGACTGTTACTACAACATACCATCACTCCCACTGGAAGATGTGGAAAATGAGAATTATCTGGTTAAAACCACTCCAGAATACAAAAGATACCTCATCACTCATGATGGGGTTACCCCACGAGGAATACCAGGATATGGTGATGGATTGGTTGTTGTAGATTCAGATGAGCATGATGAAGAAGGGCATATAACCGAAGACCTTAAAATAAGGACGCAGATGGTGGATAAAAGGTTGCAGAAGATAGATGAGATCCGTGAAGATGCAGTGGCCCCGGAAATGGTTGGAGGAGAAGATTACCATAGCCTGGTCATTGGATGGGGTTCCACCTACTGGCCCATAAGGGAAGCTTTGGAAAATATCTACAAAAAAGACATTAAAGGATATCCCGGGGAGAAAATCAGTTTCCTACACTTCAAACAGGTCTACCCATTACACAAATCAGTGGAAGCATACCTTGAACAAGCAGATGATGTCATCATCATGGAGAACAATGCCCAGGGACAGCTGGCCAATCTCATAAAACTGGAAACTGGCTTTGAAATACAGGAAAAATTCTTAAAATATGATGGAATGCCTTTTTCAGTGGAGGAAGTTGAGGAAAGAATAAGAAAGTTCATGGGAATTGAGGATGATAACATGGGTGAGAGTGATGCTGCAGGTTCAGGGGAGGTGTTAAAATGA
- a CDS encoding thiamine pyrophosphate-dependent enzyme, with protein MKPKDFDMPDADVAWCPGCGNLSILRNLKTALAQLEIQPENLVFVSGIGQAGKLPHYIKGNVFNGLHGRSLSPATGIKAANPNLTVIDVSGDGCMYGEGGNHFMHTIRRNPDITNLVHNNMVYGLTKGQASPTSQKDFNTLLQVDGVFLEPFNPLAVAIALDASFVARTFSGNRKQSIEIFKAAIKHKGYALVDIFQPCVSFNKVNTRDWFREHTYDLEDDHDPLDRNEAFRRATETGEYPLGIFYQNPDKKTFEENLSVYHDKKSPLFQRKLDMNKIRSLLDTKR; from the coding sequence ATGAAACCAAAGGACTTTGACATGCCTGATGCCGATGTGGCATGGTGCCCTGGATGTGGGAACCTATCCATCCTGCGCAACCTCAAAACAGCACTGGCGCAACTGGAAATACAACCTGAAAACCTGGTTTTTGTATCTGGTATTGGTCAGGCTGGTAAACTCCCTCACTACATTAAAGGAAACGTGTTCAATGGATTACATGGCAGGTCCTTATCTCCAGCAACGGGTATAAAAGCAGCCAACCCCAATTTAACAGTTATAGATGTCAGTGGTGACGGTTGTATGTATGGGGAGGGGGGAAACCACTTCATGCACACCATACGCCGTAACCCTGACATTACCAATCTAGTGCACAACAACATGGTCTACGGCCTAACCAAGGGACAGGCATCACCCACCAGTCAAAAGGACTTCAACACCCTACTACAGGTGGATGGTGTTTTCCTGGAACCTTTTAACCCACTGGCCGTGGCCATAGCACTGGATGCATCATTCGTGGCCAGAACATTCAGTGGAAACCGTAAACAGTCCATTGAAATCTTTAAAGCTGCCATAAAACACAAAGGATATGCCCTGGTGGACATATTCCAGCCCTGTGTATCATTCAACAAGGTAAACACCAGGGACTGGTTCAGGGAACACACCTACGACCTTGAGGATGACCATGACCCACTGGACCGGAATGAAGCCTTCCGCAGAGCCACAGAAACCGGAGAATATCCACTGGGCATATTTTACCAGAATCCTGATAAAAAAACATTCGAAGAAAACCTGAGTGTGTACCATGATAAAAAATCACCATTATTCCAGCGAAAACTCGACATGAATAAAATAAGGTCACTACTGGACACTAAAAGATGA
- a CDS encoding exodeoxyribonuclease III, whose amino-acid sequence MRKIRILSWNVNGIRAVHRKGFKDWLMGDKPDILCIQETKAHLKQFPKDIQNLDDYRLYLSEAERKGYSGVATYTRLKPEKVENGFGISKFDSEGRTLITDYGDFVLFNIYFPNGKMSPERLQYKMNFYDSFLDYADALKEEGRNIVVCGDVNTAHNEIDLARPKENEKISGFLPEEREWLDRFLSHGYVDTFRELNPEPENYTWWSYRTRARERNVGWRLDYFFVNQEFMDNIESAYILSDVMGSDHCPVGIDIKLED is encoded by the coding sequence ATGAGGAAAATCAGAATATTATCATGGAACGTCAATGGAATCAGGGCTGTGCACAGAAAAGGATTCAAAGACTGGTTAATGGGAGATAAACCAGATATATTATGCATCCAGGAAACTAAAGCTCACCTGAAACAGTTCCCTAAGGATATTCAGAACCTAGATGATTATCGACTATATCTCTCCGAAGCAGAACGTAAAGGATACAGTGGTGTAGCTACCTACACGCGTCTAAAACCTGAAAAAGTGGAAAACGGCTTTGGAATTTCCAAATTCGATAGTGAAGGTCGTACCTTAATAACTGATTACGGGGATTTTGTATTGTTTAACATTTACTTTCCCAACGGGAAAATGTCTCCTGAGCGTCTCCAGTACAAAATGAATTTCTATGACTCCTTCCTGGACTACGCTGATGCACTGAAGGAGGAAGGAAGAAACATCGTTGTCTGTGGGGATGTTAACACGGCCCACAACGAGATAGACCTGGCACGCCCCAAGGAAAATGAGAAAATATCAGGATTCCTGCCAGAAGAAAGGGAATGGCTGGATCGATTCCTAAGTCATGGTTACGTGGATACATTCCGTGAACTCAACCCTGAACCTGAAAACTACACCTGGTGGAGCTACAGAACACGTGCCAGGGAACGGAATGTTGGCTGGAGATTGGATTACTTCTTTGTGAACCAGGAATTCATGGATAATATAGAATCTGCCTACATACTTTCTGATGTTATGGGCTCGGACCACTGTCCAGTGGGGATAGACATAAAACTGGAAGACTAA
- a CDS encoding DUF2769 domain-containing protein, with the protein METDCINKNNAGMKNITGRIKMDKFEEKMDKLSSEGLSDSEIGEKLLDEMGDLCICPDCPMYNQCAQEKYEGLYCILGKSQCNLEEDDCICPECEVAENMELKNDLFCLNGSEKELRES; encoded by the coding sequence ATGGAAACTGATTGTATTAATAAAAATAATGCTGGAATGAAAAATATAACTGGAAGGATAAAAATGGACAAATTCGAAGAAAAAATGGATAAATTATCTTCAGAAGGCTTATCTGATTCAGAGATTGGGGAAAAACTGTTAGATGAGATGGGAGACCTCTGCATATGTCCAGACTGCCCCATGTACAACCAGTGCGCCCAGGAAAAATACGAAGGACTCTACTGTATACTGGGTAAATCCCAATGTAACCTGGAAGAAGACGACTGCATATGCCCGGAATGTGAAGTAGCAGAGAATATGGAACTTAAAAATGATCTCTTCTGTCTTAATGGTTCAGAAAAAGAATTGAGAGAAAGTTAA
- the gatD gene encoding Glu-tRNA(Gln) amidotransferase subunit GatD, producing MSYRGRAKEFLKSQNISIGDIISIKKDDTEYMGMLLDRAEDADELHIVLKMDSGYNVGIALTGSEVKLLEKGDKPEINLPLLEIKRDPEKMDVSIISTGGTVASIIDYKTGAVHPAFTADDLLRATPELLDEANISGKAIMNILSENMKPEFWVQSARAVADEITEGADGVVVAHGTDTMHYTAAALSFILETPVPIIVTGAQRSSDRPSSDAFINLMSSVAMAKSDIAEVTVCMHATENDNQAHIHRGTRVRKMHTSRRDTFNSINSPPLASVKDGRVKIIDKTFTPRKRGECQLDVNDSLEEKVGFIKSYPGIAAELLDYHIDNGYRGILMEGTGLGHCPDHLIPSLERAADEEIPVVMTSQCLYGRTNLNVYSTGRKILSSGVISVGDMLAETAYVKLVWALGQTNQLEEVKTIMQTNLKGEMDEKSSSKYFLRDYGE from the coding sequence ATGAGTTATCGTGGAAGAGCCAAAGAATTTCTAAAATCACAGAATATTTCCATTGGAGACATTATCTCCATAAAAAAAGATGACACTGAATACATGGGCATGCTCCTGGACCGGGCCGAAGATGCTGATGAATTACACATCGTACTGAAGATGGACAGTGGTTACAACGTGGGCATTGCCCTGACTGGATCAGAAGTCAAACTTCTTGAAAAGGGTGATAAACCTGAAATAAACCTCCCACTACTGGAGATAAAACGGGACCCTGAAAAGATGGATGTATCAATTATATCCACCGGTGGGACAGTGGCATCCATCATTGATTATAAAACCGGGGCTGTTCACCCTGCATTCACCGCAGATGATCTTTTAAGGGCCACTCCTGAACTTTTAGATGAGGCTAACATCAGTGGAAAGGCCATAATGAACATCTTAAGTGAAAACATGAAACCTGAGTTCTGGGTTCAATCTGCACGTGCGGTGGCTGATGAAATAACTGAAGGTGCAGATGGTGTGGTAGTGGCCCATGGAACAGACACCATGCACTACACTGCAGCTGCTTTAAGCTTCATACTGGAAACACCAGTTCCCATCATCGTCACCGGTGCACAGAGAAGCTCGGATAGGCCCTCTTCAGATGCATTCATAAACCTGATGAGCTCGGTGGCCATGGCCAAGTCAGACATAGCAGAGGTCACAGTCTGCATGCACGCCACAGAAAATGATAACCAGGCACACATCCACCGTGGAACCCGGGTGCGTAAAATGCACACCAGCCGTAGGGACACTTTCAACAGTATCAACAGCCCTCCACTGGCCAGTGTAAAAGATGGCAGGGTTAAAATCATCGATAAAACATTCACCCCTCGTAAAAGGGGTGAGTGCCAGCTGGATGTCAATGACTCCCTGGAGGAAAAGGTGGGCTTTATAAAGAGTTACCCTGGAATAGCCGCTGAACTCCTGGATTACCATATTGATAATGGTTACAGGGGTATTTTAATGGAAGGAACCGGTTTGGGGCACTGCCCGGATCACCTGATCCCCTCATTGGAAAGAGCTGCAGATGAAGAAATACCGGTGGTTATGACTTCGCAGTGTCTTTACGGTCGTACCAATCTCAATGTGTATAGTACTGGTCGTAAAATCCTCTCTTCTGGTGTTATATCGGTGGGGGACATGCTGGCAGAGACTGCCTACGTGAAACTGGTATGGGCATTGGGACAGACTAACCAACTGGAAGAAGTTAAAACAATAATGCAAACTAACCTGAAGGGAGAAATGGATGAGAAATCATCTTCTAAATACTTCCTGCGAGATTATGGGGAATAA
- the gatE gene encoding Glu-tRNA(Gln) amidotransferase subunit GatE — translation MDYEKLGLMMGLEIHQQLNTTKKLFCPCECELTDKKPDYHVLRYLRPTQSELGKIDRAAFEESRRELTFCYDAYPHHTCLVETDDEPPHPLNQEALEIGLIIATLLNMTVVDEFHTMRKQVIDGSNTGGFQRTGLLAIQGHIDTPYGKVVIENLGLEEDAARRMGQRKGKVEFRLDRLGIPLLEITTDPSMNRPEQVREVAYQIGQVLRSTRVKRGLGTIRQDLNISIREGARVEVKGVQDLDSMEQLVKNEVTRQLKLLEIMDELKKREAQVEDTIHDLGETLKDTESKIIAKALKKDGKVLAIKLNGYKGLIGKEVQPGRRFGTELAGYAKKMGVAGIFHTDELPAYGITSHEVELINGFLKIGENDAFILVADEGDKARNALEEVQRRAIMALDGVPEETRKALDDANTEYLRPLPTASRMYVETDIPTQVVSRELLEYVQANLPELPKEKEARIIKEYNLSEDLAHQLVRQDRTEQFEEIVAECGVEPTTVASLLAYTLKELRREGLDVEDLSDSLKGTFQLLKQGKISKDAVSDVLVGVLKENWTPEEAAGNLNLLMLSEENVRDIIVEIVSSNEKLITERKMGAMGSLMGMAMKELKGKADGKLVNKFLKEEIQKYL, via the coding sequence ATGGATTACGAGAAACTGGGCCTCATGATGGGCCTGGAGATACACCAGCAGCTTAACACAACCAAAAAGCTCTTCTGTCCCTGTGAATGCGAACTCACCGATAAAAAACCAGATTACCATGTTTTAAGGTATTTGAGGCCCACCCAGAGTGAACTTGGTAAAATAGACCGGGCTGCTTTTGAAGAGTCACGCCGTGAACTCACCTTCTGCTATGATGCCTATCCTCATCACACCTGTCTGGTGGAAACTGATGATGAACCACCACATCCATTGAATCAGGAGGCACTGGAGATAGGACTAATAATTGCAACCCTCTTGAACATGACGGTGGTGGATGAATTTCACACCATGCGAAAACAGGTAATCGATGGAAGTAACACTGGAGGGTTCCAGAGAACAGGGTTACTGGCAATTCAGGGACACATAGACACACCATACGGTAAGGTTGTTATTGAAAACCTCGGTCTGGAGGAAGATGCCGCCAGAAGAATGGGTCAAAGGAAGGGAAAGGTTGAATTCCGCCTGGACCGACTTGGAATACCCTTACTGGAGATAACCACGGACCCTTCAATGAACCGGCCGGAACAGGTACGGGAAGTGGCCTACCAGATTGGTCAGGTTCTGCGCAGTACCAGGGTAAAACGGGGTCTGGGAACCATACGTCAGGATCTGAATATCTCCATAAGGGAAGGGGCTCGGGTTGAAGTGAAGGGGGTGCAGGATCTGGACTCCATGGAACAGCTGGTGAAAAACGAGGTCACCCGACAGCTTAAACTCCTGGAAATCATGGACGAACTTAAAAAAAGAGAGGCACAGGTTGAAGACACGATACATGATCTGGGAGAAACCCTCAAGGACACAGAATCCAAGATCATAGCCAAAGCCCTTAAAAAAGATGGGAAAGTTTTAGCAATCAAATTAAACGGTTACAAAGGATTAATCGGTAAAGAAGTTCAGCCGGGCAGGAGATTTGGAACTGAACTGGCAGGATATGCTAAAAAAATGGGAGTGGCAGGTATATTCCACACCGATGAACTACCTGCATATGGAATAACTTCCCATGAAGTAGAATTGATTAACGGGTTCCTGAAAATTGGGGAAAATGATGCTTTTATTCTGGTTGCAGATGAAGGAGATAAGGCCAGAAATGCCCTGGAAGAGGTGCAAAGAAGGGCTATAATGGCTTTGGATGGTGTTCCTGAGGAAACCAGGAAAGCATTGGATGATGCCAACACCGAGTACCTCCGGCCACTGCCCACTGCCAGCAGGATGTACGTGGAAACTGATATCCCTACCCAGGTGGTCTCCCGAGAACTCCTGGAATATGTCCAGGCTAATCTTCCGGAACTTCCCAAGGAAAAAGAGGCCCGTATAATAAAAGAATATAACTTAAGTGAAGATCTAGCTCACCAATTGGTGCGACAGGATAGAACAGAACAGTTTGAAGAAATTGTTGCAGAGTGTGGGGTTGAACCGACCACTGTGGCTTCACTACTGGCTTACACTCTCAAAGAACTCAGAAGGGAAGGCTTGGATGTTGAAGATCTCTCGGATAGTCTGAAGGGAACATTTCAGTTACTGAAACAGGGTAAGATATCCAAGGATGCTGTATCAGATGTACTGGTGGGAGTTTTGAAGGAAAACTGGACTCCTGAAGAGGCTGCTGGAAATCTAAATCTGTTAATGCTTTCAGAAGAAAACGTCAGGGACATAATCGTGGAAATAGTATCTTCCAATGAAAAATTGATTACCGAAAGGAAAATGGGTGCCATGGGATCCCTGATGGGAATGGCAATGAAAGAGCTCAAGGGAAAAGCAGATGGTAAACTGGTTAACAAATTTTTGAAGGAAGAAATACAGAAGTATCTATAA
- the trxB gene encoding thioredoxin-disulfide reductase, translating to MEEYDLIIIGGGPAGLTAGIYAGRQGMNAVILERMTGAGSGYMVPIMENYPGFDVISGKELLEKMRKQVEKHIPIKNMEEVRKISKNDPSGILVTTTKGEYKAKAVMISTGSHHRRLNVPGEFEFLGRGVSYCATCDGPLFKGKNVIVVGGGNAAVQEAIYLKDLDCNVTIIHRRDQLRAEKYLQNKLKEHEIPVIWDSAVEEINGKQAVSSVSLINRKTQEKNDFPTDGVFIAVGEEPLNQVAITAGVELDKGGYIVTDKHQRTNIPGIYAAGDITGGIKQWVVACAEGAVAALIAFVEVTEESEISCKD from the coding sequence ATGGAAGAATACGATCTGATTATCATTGGGGGAGGACCTGCCGGATTAACTGCAGGAATATACGCTGGAAGGCAAGGAATGAATGCAGTAATACTGGAAAGGATGACTGGAGCAGGCTCCGGTTATATGGTTCCAATTATGGAGAACTACCCCGGTTTTGATGTGATATCTGGAAAGGAACTACTGGAGAAGATGAGAAAACAGGTGGAAAAACACATCCCTATTAAAAACATGGAGGAAGTTCGAAAAATCAGTAAAAATGATCCCTCTGGTATTCTAGTAACCACCACTAAAGGAGAATATAAGGCAAAGGCTGTGATGATATCCACAGGAAGTCATCACAGAAGACTGAATGTGCCGGGTGAGTTTGAATTCCTGGGTCGTGGAGTTTCATATTGTGCCACCTGTGACGGACCCCTGTTCAAGGGTAAGAACGTTATCGTGGTGGGAGGAGGAAATGCCGCAGTTCAGGAAGCAATCTACTTAAAAGACCTGGATTGCAACGTAACCATCATACACCGCAGAGACCAGTTAAGGGCTGAAAAATATCTTCAGAATAAATTAAAAGAACACGAAATTCCCGTAATCTGGGATTCGGCAGTGGAAGAGATCAATGGTAAACAGGCAGTTAGCAGTGTATCTCTCATCAACCGTAAAACCCAGGAGAAGAATGATTTCCCAACTGATGGGGTATTCATTGCTGTGGGAGAAGAGCCCCTTAATCAAGTAGCCATAACTGCCGGTGTGGAACTGGACAAAGGGGGTTACATAGTAACTGATAAGCACCAGCGAACTAACATTCCGGGAATCTACGCTGCTGGAGATATAACCGGTGGAATCAAACAGTGGGTTGTAGCCTGTGCTGAAGGAGCGGTGGCTGCATTGATTGCCTTTGTAGAAGTGACTGAGGAATCCGAGATAAGCTGTAAGGATTAA
- a CDS encoding TIM barrel protein translates to MKKRIKFGPAGNPIGFKGQTVNVCDYIRDIGLEAYEYQATYGVKIQKQSGLKLGENARSNNVRISMHGPYYINLAAQKDDVLERSIERLVQSAQAAEWIGAYRIVFHPGFYTKYTPLEALNRCKGAITELLEKLDTMGIKKFTFAPETTGKRSQLGNLDAIIDICQSFDHFSPTIDFAHLHARGRGCIKGADDYHRILTRLEEGLDGIGKGKEALHCHFTRIEYTDAGERKHHVMMEEEYGPPLEPLLQELVDCGWDATIICETPLLEQDALVMKDVYKKVLNG, encoded by the coding sequence ATGAAAAAAAGGATAAAATTTGGACCAGCAGGCAATCCAATAGGTTTTAAGGGTCAAACAGTCAATGTTTGTGATTATATCCGTGACATAGGCTTGGAAGCCTATGAATATCAGGCCACGTATGGAGTGAAGATTCAAAAACAATCTGGTCTTAAACTGGGTGAAAATGCCCGTTCTAACAATGTAAGGATTTCAATGCATGGACCTTACTACATCAATTTAGCTGCTCAAAAAGACGATGTTTTGGAAAGATCCATTGAAAGACTGGTTCAATCAGCCCAAGCAGCAGAGTGGATAGGCGCCTATCGTATTGTTTTCCACCCCGGATTTTACACAAAATACACTCCACTTGAGGCATTAAACCGATGCAAAGGAGCAATAACTGAGCTTCTGGAAAAGTTGGATACCATGGGAATAAAAAAATTCACCTTCGCACCGGAAACCACTGGAAAAAGATCACAACTGGGTAATCTGGATGCAATCATCGACATATGTCAGTCATTTGACCATTTTTCCCCCACCATAGACTTTGCCCACCTTCACGCCAGGGGCAGGGGTTGTATAAAAGGAGCAGATGATTATCATCGAATCTTAACCCGGTTAGAAGAAGGATTGGATGGAATAGGTAAAGGCAAGGAAGCACTTCACTGCCACTTTACCCGGATTGAGTACACTGATGCTGGTGAAAGAAAACACCACGTTATGATGGAAGAAGAATATGGCCCACCTTTAGAACCTCTCCTCCAGGAACTGGTTGATTGTGGTTGGGATGCTACTATTATCTGTGAAACACCCCTACTGGAGCAGGATGCGCTGGTAATGAAAGATGTTTATAAAAAAGTGTTAAATGGTTAA
- a CDS encoding V4R domain-containing protein, with protein MVKNNINHDPPTIEGDITSSINENNSDIKNDNHISNSENIQIELFATPSGVKAVKSPVRVKILSMLREGDLSFDELVKFSGRAKSTVSSHLKSLSREGIISSRVDPYDARKKIFFIQSEYIGKLQREQLQEDISAYIQRYISSENDPFEFFRLIFHTIRISLLTQGVDIDPILHEAGLKVGEALYEKVKDPNKDTFLGNIASFWQTHSLGTVTIKTLEPLTISVQDCFECSGLPYLGRPACAFDSGILESLFSLYNNEKAKVKETKCYALGDKYCRFVIE; from the coding sequence ATGGTAAAAAATAACATAAATCACGACCCCCCTACCATAGAGGGGGACATAACTAGCAGCATAAATGAGAATAATAGTGATATAAAGAATGATAATCATATTTCTAATTCTGAAAATATCCAGATCGAACTTTTCGCCACCCCCAGTGGCGTGAAAGCAGTTAAAAGCCCTGTCAGGGTTAAAATTTTATCCATGCTCCGTGAGGGTGATCTCAGCTTTGATGAGTTAGTTAAGTTTTCTGGCCGTGCAAAATCAACTGTATCCAGTCATCTTAAATCATTGTCCCGAGAAGGAATAATTAGTTCCCGGGTTGACCCGTATGATGCTAGGAAAAAGATATTTTTCATCCAATCAGAATACATCGGCAAACTGCAAAGAGAACAACTTCAGGAAGACATTAGTGCCTATATCCAGAGGTACATTTCAAGTGAAAATGACCCCTTTGAGTTCTTCCGACTGATATTTCACACCATCCGGATTTCACTGCTCACCCAGGGAGTGGATATAGACCCCATACTTCACGAAGCAGGTTTAAAGGTGGGAGAAGCCCTTTATGAAAAAGTTAAAGATCCAAATAAGGATACTTTTCTGGGAAACATTGCCAGTTTCTGGCAGACACACAGCCTGGGAACCGTGACCATTAAAACCCTTGAACCTTTAACCATAAGCGTCCAGGACTGTTTTGAATGTAGTGGACTGCCTTATCTTGGTAGGCCAGCTTGTGCTTTTGATAGTGGTATCCTCGAATCATTATTCAGTCTTTATAATAATGAAAAAGCAAAGGTTAAAGAAACAAAATGTTACGCTCTTGGAGATAAGTACTGCCGTTTTGTAATTGAATAA
- a CDS encoding cupin domain-containing protein produces MNIIEMEKSPVMDTPHKVDVRKLYDTKNALTVHITLQPGEKLKKHITPVDVFFYVLEGKGIVEIGDEKKEVSKDTLIDSPAHIPHCWYNESQKKLRFLVVKVPKPTAETKLL; encoded by the coding sequence ATGAATATAATTGAAATGGAAAAAAGTCCAGTTATGGACACTCCTCACAAAGTGGATGTTAGAAAGTTATATGATACAAAAAACGCTTTAACAGTGCATATAACTCTCCAACCTGGTGAAAAACTTAAAAAACATATTACTCCTGTGGATGTTTTTTTCTATGTTTTAGAGGGTAAGGGCATAGTAGAAATTGGGGATGAAAAAAAAGAGGTTTCAAAGGACACATTAATAGATAGTCCTGCCCATATACCACATTGCTGGTACAATGAAAGTCAAAAGAAACTCCGTTTTTTAGTAGTTAAAGTACCTAAACCAACTGCTGAAACCAAACTATTATAA